From the Anaeromyxobacter dehalogenans 2CP-1 genome, the window GCCTCGCAGCGCCCGCCCTTCACGTTGAAGCTGAAGCGCCCGGGCTGGTACCCGAACGCGCGCGCCTCGGGCGTCTGGGCGAACACCTCGCGGATGTGGTCGAAGAGCTTGGTGTAGGTGGCCGGGTTGGACCGGGGGGTGCGGCCGATGGGCTGCTGGTTGATGTCGATGACCTTGTCCACCAGCGCCGCGCCCTCCAGCCGCTCGTGCGCACCAGGCGCCTCGCGCGTGCCGTAGTGGTGGCGCATGAGCGCGGGGCGCAGGATGCGGTTGACGAGGGTGGACTTGCCCGCGCCGGACACGCCGGTCACGGCCACGAAGCGGCCCAGCGGGAACGTGGCGGTCACGTCCTTCAGGTTGTGCTCGCGCGCGCCGAAGATGGTGATGGCGCCGTGGTCGCCGGCGCGGCGCCGCTCGGGGAGCGGGATCTCCGCCCGGCCGGACAGGTAGGCGCCGGTGAGCGAGCGCGGGTTGCGCTTCACCTGCTCGGGCGTGCCCTCGGCCACCACCTCGCCGCCGTGCGCGCCGGCGCCGGGCCCGAAGTCCACGATCCAGTCGGCCTCCTCCATCGTCTCCTCGTCGTGCTCCACCACGATGACGGAGTTGCCCACGTCGCGGAGCCGCTTGAGCGTGGCGAGGAGCTTGCCGTTGTCGCGCTGGTGCAGGCCGATGGACGGCTCGTCGAGGATGTAGATGACGCCGGTGAGCTCGGAGCCCATCTGCGAGGCCAGCCGGATGCGCTGGCTCTCGCCGCCGGAGAGCGACGGGCCGGGCCGGTCGAGCGTGAGGTAGCCGAGCCCCACGTCGAGCAGGAACTTGAGCCGGTTGCGGATCTCCTTCAGCAGCTCGTCGGCGATGCGCGCCTCGTTGCCGCCGAGGTCGAGCGCGGAGAGCCACGCGTGCGCGTCGGCGATGGTGAGGTGCGACAGCTCCACGATGCCGCGGCCGCGGATTCGCACCGCGCGGCTCTCCGGCTTCAGGCGCTCGCCGTTGCAGGTCGGGCACGGCTTGTCGGAGAAGAAGCGCATGTACCAGCGCCGCATCGCCTCCGAGCCGGTGGCCTTGAACCGCCGGTAGAGCTGGTTGACGACGCCCTCCCACTCGAGCCGGTAGCGGCCGTTCCCGGCGGCCTCGGTCCCGAGCATGATGACGTCGCGGTCCTTCTTCGGCAGCTTGGACCAGGGCGTGTCGAGGTCCAGCTTGAGCGCGCGCGACAGGTGCTCGACGAACTCGAACGTCCAGCCCTCGCCGCGCTCCATCCCGCTCGCCCACGGCTCCACCGCGCCCTCGCGGATGGTGAGCGACGGGTCGGGGACGATGAGGTCCGGGTCCATCTCCGGGCGCGTGCCCAGGCCCTGGCAGTCCGGGCAGAAGCCGAGCGGGGAGTTGAAGGAGAAGCCGGGGGGCGTGAGCTCGCCGAAGCTGAGGCCGCAGGCGTGGCAGGCGTTCAGCTCGGAGAAGAAGCGGTCGTGCCGCTTGTACTCCTCCGGATCGCCGGGCCCGACCTTCTGCTCCTTGTCGGCGTCGGCCACCACCAGCGTGCCCTTGCCCTCGCGGAGCGCGGTCTCCACCGAGTCGGTGAGGCGCGGGCGGATGCCGTCCTTCACCACCAGGCGATCCACCACCAGCTCGATGTCGTGCTTCAGCTTCTTGTCGAGCGTGAGCCGGTCGGTGAGCTGG encodes:
- the uvrA gene encoding excinuclease ABC subunit UvrA, with amino-acid sequence MSEPEFISVKGAREHNLKSVTFEIPKKKLVVFTGVSGSGKSSLAFDTLYAEGQRRYVESLSSYARQFLGQMEKPKYDTLRGLSPTISIEQKAASNNPRSTVGTITEVHDYLRVLYASIGVQHCPGCGRAVGKQTAQQIVDTVLGMPEGARILVLAPLVQNRKGEYRDLFADLAKRGFSRVRVDGMIHQLTDRLTLDKKLKHDIELVVDRLVVKDGIRPRLTDSVETALREGKGTLVVADADKEQKVGPGDPEEYKRHDRFFSELNACHACGLSFGELTPPGFSFNSPLGFCPDCQGLGTRPEMDPDLIVPDPSLTIREGAVEPWASGMERGEGWTFEFVEHLSRALKLDLDTPWSKLPKKDRDVIMLGTEAAGNGRYRLEWEGVVNQLYRRFKATGSEAMRRWYMRFFSDKPCPTCNGERLKPESRAVRIRGRGIVELSHLTIADAHAWLSALDLGGNEARIADELLKEIRNRLKFLLDVGLGYLTLDRPGPSLSGGESQRIRLASQMGSELTGVIYILDEPSIGLHQRDNGKLLATLKRLRDVGNSVIVVEHDEETMEEADWIVDFGPGAGAHGGEVVAEGTPEQVKRNPRSLTGAYLSGRAEIPLPERRRAGDHGAITIFGAREHNLKDVTATFPLGRFVAVTGVSGAGKSTLVNRILRPALMRHHYGTREAPGAHERLEGAALVDKVIDINQQPIGRTPRSNPATYTKLFDHIREVFAQTPEARAFGYQPGRFSFNVKGGRCEACQGDGMKLVEMHFLADVLVPCEVCGGKRFNDATLRVTFKGKNVAEVLDLSVTEAGALFQNHKEIARILRTLEDVGLGYLKLGQPSTTLSGGEAQRIKLSRELARVGTGRTLYVLDEPTTGLHFEDVKRLLHVLDRLVDAGNSVVVIEHNLDVIKYADWVMDLGPEGGDEGGRIIAEGTPEEVARARGSYTGEHLAKVLAAHAARRRTAPSRAAERSAAG